The genomic interval CGTCATGCCGAGAGCGCCGTGGAGGCGGCGGATCTCGATCTGCATGCGCTCGCGGAGCTTCTTGTCGAGGGCCGAGAGCGGCTCGTCCATGAGGAGCACCCGCGGCTCGAAGACGATGGCCCGGGCGAGGGCCACGCGCTGGCGCTGACCGCCGGAGAGCTGGTCCACGCGCCGCTCCTCGAAGCCCGAGAGGTGGACCAGCTCGAGCACCCGCCCGACCCGCCGCGTGATCTCGGCGGCGCCCACTCCCCGCAGCCGGAGCGGGTAGGCGACATTCCCGAAGACGGTCATGTGGGGGAAGAGGGCGTAATTCTGGAAGACCATGCCGACGTTGCGGCGGTGGGGCGGCGTCCGCACCACCTCCTCCTCCCCGAACCGGACGCTCCCGCAGTCCGGCCGGATGAAGCCGGCCAGGACGAGGAGGAGCGTCGTCTTCCCGGAGCCGGACGGCCCGAGCAGCGTGATGACCTCGCCGCTCCGCACGTCGAGATCCACGCGGTCGAGGGCCCGGACCGGCCCGTACGACTTGCTCACGCCGCGGATGGTGAGGGGCAGGGCCGTGGCGGCCGACGCGGGCATGGCTCAGCGACCTGGACGGGAGCGGCGCGACGCCGGCCGGGGCGGCGCGAGTGACCGCCCCCGCCGGATCGCCCTTACTGCTTCGCCTTGAAGGCGTCCATCCGCTCGAGGAGCTGGTTCAGCCGGGTGCTCCACCACTCGACGTCCATCACCACCTGGGTGGCGGCGTTCTTGGGCGAGGAATTGATCCGGTCCATCTCGGCCGACGTGAGCTTGCCGATGGTGAACGCCCGGCTGTTGACGGGACCGTAGTCGATCAGCTTGGGAAGGGCGGCCTGGAGCTCCGGTGAGAGCAGGGCGTTGATCACCTTCATCGCCGGCGCCTTGTTCCTCGACCCCTTGGGGACGGTCAGGCAGTCCGCGTTCATGATGCCCTGGTTGTAGGTGAAGGCGGCCTTGGCCCCATCCTTGATGACGGTGGAGGCGCGCCCGTTCCAGATGCCGATCATGTCCACCTCGCCGTCCTTCAGGAGCTGGGCGGCCTGGGCCCCCGAGGTCCACCACACCGCGATGTGGGGACGGAGCTCCTCGAGCTTCCGGAAGCCGCGCTCGACGTCCAGGGGATAGAGCTTGTCGGGCTCGACGCCGTCGGCCAGGAGCGCCGCCTCGAGGGTCTCGGTGGGCCGGTGGTAGAGCGAGCGCTTGCCGGGGAACTTCTTGACGTCCCAGAAATCCTTCCAGGATTGGGGCCCCTTCTCGCCGTAGGTCTTGGTGTTCCACGCGATCACGTTCGAGTACAGGATGAT from Candidatus Methylomirabilota bacterium carries:
- a CDS encoding ABC transporter ATP-binding protein → MPASAATALPLTIRGVSKSYGPVRALDRVDLDVRSGEVITLLGPSGSGKTTLLLVLAGFIRPDCGSVRFGEEEVVRTPPHRRNVGMVFQNYALFPHMTVFGNVAYPLRLRGVGAAEITRRVGRVLELVHLSGFEERRVDQLSGGQRQRVALARAIVFEPRVLLMDEPLSALDKKLRERMQIEIRRLHGALGMTTVYVTHDQREALTLSDRVAVIHQGRIIQVDRPERLYERPGTRFVADFVGESTFLPVAREGGRLTLNGRALALDGPPPPGDGRLLLVVRPEKLTLLPAGAAAEYNCLEGTVKERVYQGESFLLHVTLGDGTELAVRSPSRRETVAAVPEPGGRIRLGLHLADTIVVAEDGQ
- a CDS encoding ABC transporter substrate-binding protein, with translation MRAFSRWLVAGLAVIGVSTPAGAQESVTIASWGGAFQAAQRQAWFEPAAKMLGVTIKEDTLNGYGDVKTQVLARAVKWDIAELGLQSCAQGTVDGVFEPLDYSVIKADGVNPKMVKPHWIGIILYSNVIAWNTKTYGEKGPQSWKDFWDVKKFPGKRSLYHRPTETLEAALLADGVEPDKLYPLDVERGFRKLEELRPHIAVWWTSGAQAAQLLKDGEVDMIGIWNGRASTVIKDGAKAAFTYNQGIMNADCLTVPKGSRNKAPAMKVINALLSPELQAALPKLIDYGPVNSRAFTIGKLTSAEMDRINSSPKNAATQVVMDVEWWSTRLNQLLERMDAFKAKQ